The Flavobacterium psychrophilum genome includes a region encoding these proteins:
- a CDS encoding thiol peroxidase, which yields MANITLGGNPVTTSGELPQTGTQAPDFKLVKTDLSTVSLAEFKGTKLVLNIFPSVDTGTCAASVRKFNEKAGNLENTKVLCISRDLPFAQNRFCGAEGLENVVSLSDFRDGNFGENYGLTITDGPLEGLLSRVIVVIDENGTVKYTEQVADIKDEPNYESALAAL from the coding sequence ATGGCTAATATCACACTTGGCGGAAATCCCGTTACTACATCAGGCGAACTACCTCAGACAGGAACTCAGGCACCTGATTTCAAACTTGTAAAAACAGACCTTTCCACTGTTTCTTTAGCAGAATTTAAAGGTACTAAGTTGGTACTTAATATATTTCCAAGTGTAGACACGGGAACTTGCGCTGCATCGGTACGCAAATTCAATGAAAAAGCTGGAAATCTGGAGAACACAAAAGTATTATGTATTTCACGCGACCTGCCGTTTGCACAAAACCGTTTTTGTGGTGCTGAAGGATTAGAGAACGTTGTTAGCCTTTCTGATTTCAGGGATGGAAACTTCGGTGAAAACTACGGGCTTACAATTACAGATGGTCCTCTGGAAGGATTGTTATCGAGGGTTATTGTTGTTATCGATGAAAATGGTACTGTAAAATATACAGAACAGGTTGCAGATATTAAAGATGAACCTAACTACGAAAGTGCCCTTGCAGCACTATAA
- a CDS encoding heavy metal transporter: MTHTYNVTGMTCDGCISKVSFLLKKTPHVTDVDVNLEKGEVSVTMDEHITTATLQEALKDYPKYQLNGQGNYHAKQEKNIFAEQAKESRSWIETYKPIVLIFGYISIISLITASVPENFSTMTFMRVFMAGFFLLFSFFKILDLKGFANSYSMYDIVAKRFKGWGYIYAFLELTLGLAFALDFEPVLTNAFTALLMTVSLIGVLQSVLNKKKIQCACLGAVFNLPMSTVTIIEDGLMIAMSIAMLFMYL, encoded by the coding sequence ATGACACATACATATAACGTAACCGGAATGACCTGCGATGGCTGCATATCTAAAGTTAGCTTTTTACTTAAGAAAACGCCTCATGTAACCGATGTAGATGTTAACCTTGAGAAAGGCGAAGTTTCGGTAACTATGGACGAACATATTACTACAGCTACATTACAGGAAGCACTAAAAGATTACCCAAAATATCAGCTAAACGGGCAGGGTAACTATCATGCAAAACAAGAGAAAAACATCTTTGCAGAACAAGCCAAAGAAAGCAGAAGCTGGATTGAAACATATAAACCTATAGTATTGATATTTGGATATATATCTATCATATCTTTAATAACAGCTTCAGTACCAGAAAATTTCAGTACAATGACATTTATGCGGGTATTCATGGCCGGATTTTTCCTTTTATTTTCTTTCTTTAAAATACTTGATCTAAAAGGTTTCGCCAACAGCTATTCTATGTACGATATCGTAGCCAAACGATTTAAGGGATGGGGCTACATCTATGCGTTTTTAGAACTTACACTCGGACTTGCTTTTGCTTTAGATTTTGAACCAGTACTTACAAATGCTTTTACTGCTCTACTTATGACTGTAAGCCTTATTGGAGTGTTACAAAGCGTACTTAATAAAAAGAAAATACAATGTGCCTGCCTCGGCGCTGTATTTAACCTACCAATGAGTACTGTAACAATTATAGAAGATGGATTAATGATAGCTATGAGCATCGCAATGCTTTTTATGTACTTATAA
- a CDS encoding diacylglycerol kinase → MKDNRFVKGRMKSVEYSVKGAFKLLTTEHSIMVQFAIGIAMTIAGFYFNISSTEWMLQILAIGIVLAIEGLNTAAEKIADFIHPEYHEKIGFIKDIASGAVFFAAMAAIAIGGIIYYPKIVMLF, encoded by the coding sequence ATGAAAGACAACAGGTTTGTTAAAGGAAGAATGAAGAGTGTTGAGTACTCGGTTAAGGGAGCTTTTAAGCTTTTAACAACCGAGCATAGTATAATGGTTCAGTTTGCTATAGGAATCGCTATGACAATAGCCGGTTTTTATTTTAATATTTCTTCAACCGAATGGATGTTACAAATACTGGCTATTGGGATAGTTCTTGCAATAGAAGGGCTTAACACGGCCGCTGAAAAGATAGCTGACTTCATTCATCCTGAATATCACGAAAAAATAGGGTTTATAAAAGATATAGCCTCCGGTGCTGTATTTTTCGCTGCTATGGCTGCTATAGCTATTGGCGGAATTATATATTACCCTAAAATTGTGATGCTTTTTTAA
- a CDS encoding AraC family transcriptional regulator has product MHLYIKNMVCPRCITAVRNELEQMHLNITSIELGEAEIANDLSTEEHKNLEQSLKKIGFELIGDRKSRMIEQVKTEIIYLVHHSEEVMKTNLSAWLSEKINYDYTYLSNLFSEVEGTTIEKYYIAQRIEKVKELLVYDELSLAEIANNLGYSSPAYLSSQFKKVTGLTPTFYKSIKEKKRNNINDL; this is encoded by the coding sequence ATGCATTTATATATAAAAAATATGGTCTGCCCACGTTGCATTACAGCAGTTCGCAATGAACTTGAGCAGATGCACCTTAATATAACTTCAATAGAACTTGGTGAAGCAGAAATCGCCAATGACCTTTCTACAGAAGAACATAAAAACCTGGAACAATCATTAAAAAAAATAGGCTTTGAACTCATCGGCGACCGCAAAAGCAGGATGATAGAACAGGTAAAAACAGAAATCATTTATCTTGTTCATCATTCCGAGGAGGTAATGAAGACTAATCTTTCGGCTTGGCTTTCTGAAAAAATTAATTACGACTACACGTACCTTAGCAATCTGTTTTCTGAAGTTGAAGGAACTACCATCGAAAAATATTATATAGCGCAGCGCATTGAAAAGGTAAAAGAGCTATTGGTTTACGATGAGCTATCGCTTGCAGAAATTGCCAATAATCTTGGATATAGCAGCCCGGCATATCTTTCAAGCCAGTTTAAGAAAGTTACAGGCCTCACTCCCACCTTTTATAAGTCAATTAAAGAAAAGAAGCGTAACAACATAAATGACCTGTAA